A region from the Rhizoctonia solani chromosome 13, complete sequence genome encodes:
- a CDS encoding G protein coupled receptor, protein MGTVVLGTLSGFGAITTAWMFADALGSLSRDEVTKQDITSAEHSLTRVRNDLDLRNREALALELQNTKNPLLNLDSILIPVFVATAFVGLALSRSLQWGEWWVSVFHNLTKLGDPLISNNVNTEATALRREIAGLRALEAEMSRELEHMRARQARMEFSKTLSGRIWNAGGWLFGAYCAFRVVNSATNLLFLFLGLRQYPTSMPADTCAPSSATPCTGISTAPPDLISGALGLLVSLVPGIPLERSEADRAARQISLLLVGCIVLSSIRVVLIGVGKILRVTSQSILTSLALLILAQLMGTYLLSTLIQLRTSFPSSTNLDGNDTALSLFSTLPAFEVFGWIFDATFLISACLTMTWRWLEVRLQGM, encoded by the exons ATGGGTACTGTGGTGCTGGGCACGTTGTCGGGATTTGGTGCAATTACCACCGCATGGATGTTTGCTGACGCTCTGG GGAGTTTATCAAGGGATGAGGTTACCAAACAGGATATTACAAGCGCGGAACACAGTCTGACGCGCGTGCGCAATGACCTCGACCTACGGAATAGAGAGGCTCTGGCCTTGGAACTTCAAAATACGAAAAACCCG CTTTTGAATTTGGATTCAATACTTATTCCTGTATTTGTAGCAACCGCGTTCGTGGGGCTCGCGCTTTCTCGGAGCCTTCAGTGGGGAGAGTGGTGGGTATCGGTGTTTCATAATCTCACTAAATTGGGCGATCCTCTAATTAGTAACAATGTGAATACAGAAGCGACAGCTCTACGTCGCGAAATAGCCGGGCTGCGAGCTCTAGAGGCGGAGATGTCCCGAGAGCTTGAGCATATGCGCGCTCGACAG GCTCGCATGGAGTTCTCGAAGACCCTCAGTGGGCGTATCTGGAATGCGGGAGGTTGGCTATTTGGTGCTTATTGTGCTTTCAGGGTTGTAAAC TCAGCAACAAACCTACTTTTTTTGTTCCTTGGGCTTCGTCAATACCCTACATCTATGCCTGCAGACACGTGTGCCCCTTCCTCTGCAACGCCGTGCACCGGGATATCCACAGCTCCTCCTGACCTAATCAGCGGTGCATTGGGTCTTCTTGTCTCGCTAGTTCCCGGAATCCCGTTGGAACGCTCTGAAGCCGATCGGGCAGCACGCCAAATCAGCCTCTTACTTGTAGGTTGTATCGTACTCAGTAGCATCAGGGTCGTCCTAATTGGCGTTGGAAAG ATTCTGCGAGTTACCAGTCAATCAATCCTGACTTCCTTGGCGTTACTTATTTTAGCACAATTGATG GGAACGTATCTTCTTTCCACACTCATTCAACTTCGCACTTCGTTTCCTTCTTCTACGAACCTAGACGGCAATGACACTGCTCTATCTCTATTCTCAACACTCCCAGCCTTTGAAGTTTTCGGTTGGATTTTCGACGCAAccttcttgatttcagcaTGCCTTACTATGACATGGAGGTGGCTGGAAGTTCGGCTTCAAGGAATGTAA
- a CDS encoding alpha/beta hydrolase family protein, giving the protein MLVSSTFIAGISLLHLASAAPTLGGRGVGPTPASPTSAGICTSGPVAITVQVDTTSISMKKPADQGKLTGFLANFWATGSSVMSQITSRKADGNSQKRRIEGTYNIWTQVCHPNGKEGQVPLIVGIHGINFDHSYWEFGYSKEYNFIEAANKAGYAVLTYDRLGVGQSDKPDGLSVVQSSTEVEILHRHIQQARATGKYSRIWGIGHSFGAIQLTGIAARYPSDLDAVILTGYAPSMVSVPLAFTAWSQTLASDQADMATRSRWSSLPGGSTMMNDKSYMGTGSASSDRFAFFSEGFYDEGAFQRAYDTKQTHTLGEFLTIAEPVSKPASEYKGHVFVVTGEKDMQVQFL; this is encoded by the exons ATGTTGGTATCCTCCACCTTTATTGCTGGTATCTCCCTTCTGCATTTAGCTTCCGCTGCTCCTACTCTCGGAGGTAGAGGTGTTGGTCCCACCCCTGCGTCTCCCACTAGTGCTGGTATTTGCACTAGTGGTCCGGTGGCAATTACTGTTCAAGTCGATACGACTTCCATTTCTATGAAGAAACCCGCCGACCAGGGCAAGCTTACCGGTTTCTTGGCCAATTTCTGGGCCACTGGGTCTTCTGTCATGTCTCAGATCACGTCTCGCAAAGCCGACGGCAATAGTCAGAAGAGACGCATTGAAGGGACTTATAACATCTGGACTCAAGTATGCCACCCCAACGGTAAAGAAGGACAAGTGCCCCTTATAGTTGGTATTCATGG AATCAACTTTGACCACTCTTATTGGGAGTTTGGTTACTCAAAAGAATATAACTTCATCGAGGCTGCTAACAAGGCTGGTTACGCCGTATTGACTTACGATCGTCTCG GTGTTGGTCAGTCTGATAAGCCTGATGGGTTAAGCGTTGTGCAGTCAAGTACCGAGGTGGAGATACTCCATAGACACATCCAGCAAGCCCGCGCGACTGGGAAGTACTCCAGGATTTGGGGTATTGGCCATTCATTCGGAGC CATCCAGCTCACTGGCATTGCTGCGAGGTACCCCTCGGACCTCGATGCTGTCATCCTCACCGGCTACGCTCCTTCTATGGTTAGCGTTCCATTGGCATTCACTGCCTGGTCACAGACGCTAGCCAGCGACCAAGCGGATATGGCGACTCGCTCGCGCTGGTCTTCTCTTCCTGGAGGATCAACTATGATGAATGACAAGAGCTATATGGGAACTGGAAGTGCCAGTAGCGACCGTTTTGCATTTTTCTCAGAGGGCTTTTATGACGAAG GTGCTTTCCAACGAGCATATGATACCAAGCAGACGCATACCTTGGGCGAGTTCTTGACTATTGCGGAGCCAGTGTCGAAACCCGCCTCAGAATACAAGGGCCATGTTTTCGTCGTTACTGGTGAAAAAGACATGCAAGTACAATTCCTCTAA
- a CDS encoding alpha/beta hydrolase family protein, whose translation MLLQSALVIGIALTLTSAAPLGKGDSDTLGSRAESPSSTGICTQGRIPIRVQVDTTAIRMKKPESQAALTGFLANYWTTGSTIASKIIVHKADGTPKKNRIEGTYEIWAQTCRPRGKSGQVPLIVGIHGINFDHSYWEFGYSKDYNFIEAANKAGYAVLTYDRLGVGQSDKPDGLEVVQSSTEVEILHQIIKRSRESRQYSKVLGIGHSFGAIQLTGIAARYPTDLDAVILTGYTPSMASVGMSFTGWLQTLAKEQPDMAVRSRWTSLPSGSTIMSDSSYLGTGSPSADRFAFFADGFYDEEAFKIAYDSKQTHTLGEFLTIAEPVSKPAPEYKGHVFVVTGEKDLIFCGGNCLQKPARASGDTLLDDTKTFYPNAASFSSYVPPGAGHALFAHHHTDETIDRIIAWIANLGM comes from the exons ATGTTGCTCCAGTCTGCTCTCGTCATTGGTATCGCTTTGACTTTAACTTCGGCCGCCCCACTTGGAAAGGGTGACTCGGACACTCTGGGCTCACGCGCAGAGTCCCCCAGCAGCACTGGTATTTGTACCCAAGGAAGAATCCCGATTCGAGTTCAAGTTGATACAACTGCGATTCGTATGAAAAAACCGGAAAGCCAAGCAGCTCTGACCGGATTCTTGGCTAATTACTGGACCACTGGATCGACCATCGCCTCCAAGATTATAGTTCACAAAGCCGACGGTACCCCTAAAAAGAATCGTATTGAAGGGACGTACGAAATCTGGGCCCAAACTTGTCGTCCTCGAGGGAAGAGTGGGCAGGTGCCTCTCATCGTTGGTATTCATGG AATCAATTTTGATCATTCGTACTGGGAATTTGGGTACTCCAAGGATTATAACTTTATCGAGGCCGCGAACAAGGCTGGATATGCAGTATTGACTTATGATCGCCTGG GCGTTGGTCAATCTGACAAGCCCGACGGTCTTGAAGTTGTACAATCGAGCACGGAGGTTGAAATACTTCATCAGATCATTAAAAGATCTCGTGAGAGTAGACAGTATTCCAAGGTGCTTGGAATTGGGCATTCGTTCGGAGC TATTCAGCTCACTGGAATTGCTGCAAGATACCCTACGGACTTGGACGCTGTTATTCTTACAGGCTATACTCCATCGATGGCTAGTGTCGGAATGTCCTTTACCGGGTGGCTACAGACACTGGCGAAAGAACAACCAGATATGGCTGTTCGTTCGCGTTGGACATCTCTTCCCTCAGGCTCAACAATTATGAGCGACTCGAGCTATTTGGGAACTGGCAGTCCCAGTGCCGACAGGTTTGCTTTCTTTGCGGATGGTTTCTATGATGAGG AGGCCTTCAAAATTGCGTATGATAGCAAGCAGACTCATACCTTGGGCGAGTTCTTGACCATCGCAGAGCCAGTGTCGAAACCCGCCCCAGAATACAAGGGCCATGTATTCGTTGTTACTGGCGAGAAAGACTT GATTTTTTGCGGAGGAAACTGCTTACAGAAACCTGCTAGGGCTTCTGGTGATACGCTACTTGACGATACCAAGACTTTTTATCCCAATGCAGCTAGCTTCTCTAGCTACGTTCCTCCTGGCGCGGGTCATGCACTTTTCGCCCACCATCACACGGATGAGACAATCGACAGGATTATTGCTTGGATCGCCAACTTGGGAATGTAA
- a CDS encoding alpha/beta hydrolase family protein, with protein MFISSTLVAGISLATAASAAPTLESRGFFDFFFPTSNSPSTTGTCTQSRVPISVQVDTTAISMGKPVNQGDLTGFLAEYWATGSTVASKVTTSNADGTTQKRRIQGTYNIWSQVCHPKGVQGQVPLIIGIHGINFDHSYWEFGYSKEYNFIEAANKAGYAVLTYDRLGVGQSDKPDGVNIVQSSTEVEILHQFIQQSRASGKYSKISGIGHSFGSIQLTGIAARYPSDLDAVILTGFAPSMVSVPLAFTAWSQTLASDQADTAIRSRWSSLPGGSSVMNDKSYMGTGSPSSDRFAFFAKGAYDEGAFKQAYNTKQTHTLGEFLTIGEPISKPATDYKGHVFVVTGEKDIIFCGGNCLQKSTTGSGSSLLDDTKPLYPNAASFSTYVTPGAGHALFTHYGTAETISAILSWCKSS; from the exons ATGTTCATTTCATCCACGCTTGTCGCCGGCATCTCCTTGGCGACTGCAGCCTCTGCTGCTCCTACGCTGGAATCGAGAGGTTTCTTTGACTTCTTTTTCCCAACTTCTAACAGCCCCAGTACCACTGGTACCTGTACTCAGTCTCGTGTCCCCATTTCCGTCCAAGTTGATACAACCGCCATCTCTATGGGTAAGCCCGTCAATCAAGGCGATTTGACCGGTTTCTTGGCCGAATACTGGGCCACTGGATCTACTGTCGCCTCTAAAGTAACAACCAGCAATGCCGATGGTACTACTCAGAAGAGGCGTATCCAGGGAACCTATAATATCTGGTCTCAGGTCTGTCATCCTAAAGGGGTGCAAGGCCAAGTGCCTCTTATCATTGGTATTCATGG AATCAACTTCGATCATTCTTATTGGGAGTTTGGATACTCTAAGGAATACAACTTCATCGAGGCTGCAAACAAGGCCGGATATGCGGTATTGACCTATGACCGCCTTG GCGTCGGTCAGTCTGACAAACCCGATGGCGTGAACATCGTACAGTCGAGTACCGAGGTGGAAATACTTCACCAGTTTATTCAGCAATCTCGCGCGTCTGGGAAGTATTCCAAGATCTCGGGCATCGGTCATTCATTTGGATC CATTCAGCTCACCGGTATTGCTGCGAGGTACCCCTCGGACCTCGATGCTGTCATCCTCACTGGCTTTGCCCCTTCCATGGTCAGCGTTCCGTTGGCATTCACTGCCTGGTCACAGACGCTAGCTAGCGACCAAGCGGATACGGCGATTCGCTCGCGCTGGTCTTCTCTTCCTGGAGGATCGTCTGTGATGAACGACAAGAGCTATATGGGAACTGGAAGTCCCAGTAGCGACCGGTTTGCCTTCtttgccaagggtgcctatgATGAAG GAGCATTCAAACAAGCTTACAATACCAAGCAAACTCACACTCTTGGTGAATTCTTGACCATTGGGGAACCTATTTCTAAGCCTGCTACCGATTACAAGGGCCATGTGTTCGTTGTTACTGGCGAGAAGGATAT TATTTTCTGCGGAGGTAACTGTTTGCAAAAGTCTACTACAGGGTCTGGAAGCTCGTTGCTTGACGATACTAAGCCCCTCTATCCGAATGCAGCAAGCTTCTCAACCTATGTGACTCCTGGTGCAGGTCACGCTCTTTTCACGCATTATGGCACAGCCGAGACGATTTCCGCTATTCTTTCTTGGTGCAAGAGTTCGTGA